From the genome of Vibrio navarrensis, one region includes:
- a CDS encoding ATP-binding cassette domain-containing protein — MPNIHAHQLSFQLNSGEWLFHSLDFHFPAGKSGLVGRNGGGKSVLLQLLIGKLTATSGHVHVGATIGYFDQNIHEQERDATIATYLGMADPLAAFRAIEAGSVDTEHFTQLGEQWNIVETIQSILDELRITLPPDASCRELSGGQFTLLKLKRLFLASSDALVLDEPTNHLDTLSREWLITQLRKEQRPVLVASHDRALLMEMDRIARLTSEGLHWFEGNYAAYHSQWQFQQQALERKVAQLKSEQKSIARELQKSREKAQQRAAQGRKALRTGSQPKILMDGKKNSAEKSRSAAVINGQNQLKRNQQQLLSLSAKRVRESPTAIYLTDVESSKNRQLLSVERYRSCGANHQLLDFQVRQFEHLRLSGANGCGKSRLLKAIAGLHQEYQGQIKLNTSVVYLDQDYRLLELERSVLENLVDFCPSLGEGDARLLLAGIGFRGDSVHRKARHLSGGEKMKLAMLMVSHVDGDPLLLLDELDNHLDIESKTVLASALRDYRGALILVSHDDYFVEAAKLDKECKVESLG, encoded by the coding sequence ATGCCCAATATTCATGCTCATCAGTTGAGCTTTCAATTAAATAGCGGTGAATGGTTATTCCATTCGCTGGATTTTCATTTTCCTGCCGGAAAGAGTGGTTTAGTCGGGCGCAATGGCGGCGGAAAATCTGTGTTGCTACAACTACTCATCGGCAAACTCACCGCGACATCAGGCCATGTCCATGTTGGCGCAACGATAGGCTATTTCGATCAAAATATTCACGAGCAAGAACGTGATGCAACGATCGCGACCTACTTAGGGATGGCAGATCCACTTGCGGCTTTTCGCGCCATTGAGGCTGGGAGTGTGGACACTGAACACTTTACCCAACTTGGTGAGCAGTGGAACATCGTTGAAACGATACAAAGCATATTAGATGAGCTGAGAATCACGCTGCCACCTGATGCGAGCTGCCGTGAACTGAGCGGCGGGCAGTTTACTCTTTTAAAGCTCAAGCGCTTGTTTCTGGCGTCAAGTGATGCCTTAGTGTTGGATGAGCCCACCAATCATCTCGACACATTGAGCAGAGAGTGGCTGATAACTCAGTTGCGAAAAGAACAGCGTCCAGTTTTAGTCGCCAGTCATGATCGCGCCTTGTTGATGGAGATGGATCGTATCGCGCGTTTGACTTCAGAAGGGCTGCATTGGTTTGAAGGTAACTATGCGGCGTACCATAGCCAGTGGCAATTTCAGCAACAAGCACTAGAGAGAAAAGTCGCCCAACTGAAAAGTGAGCAAAAATCGATTGCGCGAGAGTTGCAAAAAAGCCGTGAAAAAGCGCAACAGCGCGCAGCTCAGGGGCGCAAAGCGCTAAGAACAGGTAGCCAGCCGAAGATATTGATGGACGGCAAAAAAAACAGTGCGGAAAAAAGTCGCTCTGCAGCTGTCATCAATGGGCAAAATCAACTGAAACGTAATCAGCAGCAGTTGTTGAGTTTGTCCGCAAAACGAGTGCGTGAATCGCCAACGGCAATCTACCTGACTGATGTTGAGAGCAGCAAAAATCGGCAGCTGCTGAGTGTTGAGCGTTATCGCTCTTGCGGTGCAAATCATCAGTTATTGGACTTTCAAGTTAGGCAATTTGAGCACCTGCGCCTAAGTGGTGCCAATGGCTGTGGTAAAAGTCGCTTACTCAAAGCGATTGCGGGGTTGCATCAAGAGTATCAAGGTCAAATCAAGCTCAACACATCGGTGGTTTATTTAGATCAAGATTACCGTTTGCTTGAGCTTGAACGCAGTGTGCTGGAAAACCTCGTGGATTTTTGTCCAAGTTTAGGTGAGGGTGATGCTCGTTTGCTGCTGGCTGGGATCGGCTTTCGTGGTGACTCAGTACATCGCAAAGCACGACATCTGAGCGGTGGGGAAAAAATGAAACTAGCGATGCTGATGGTTAGCCATGTTGACGGCGATCCTTTGCTGCTATTGGATGAACTGGATAACCACTTAGATATCGAGTCGAAAACAGTCTTAGCCTCTGCGCT
- a CDS encoding ferredoxin reductase family protein: protein MDKVKYGVLSVVALVTLLWIQAEPLLLTSDNFFQWRSGLIQYSGILSLILMSIAMVLALRLPIIETWTQGLDKGYRIHKWLGIAAVLLGAFHWLAYYLPKWLISLAVMSKPVRFNGSGPNANLTGWAQWLKQLKPMALESGEWGFYLLLALLVLSLWSAVKYKPFRLTHRLMAVVYLLVAFHSFALLKRAYWGEPIYWLTTSFLVVGSLAALYSLAGLVGRRARYSASVKALRYCALSQTLDLTLEAEAKCPSHQAGQFAYLCFAGEEPHPFTIASAPNSSQLRFLIKELGDFTTGLHQRLSLGDVLQIEGPYGKFAFTADRPQIWIGAGVGIAPFMAGLEWFASQQSHPQTHLFFCCQQAEPSLCDELKQKAQQAGVSLTSIDASNGLLLSAQTIAQQCGDLRQFEFYFCGPAPFSSALKKALKPYRVNVDKVFHAEKFVMR from the coding sequence ATGGATAAGGTTAAATATGGCGTTTTAAGCGTGGTTGCGCTTGTCACATTGCTGTGGATTCAAGCGGAGCCATTATTACTCACCTCGGATAACTTCTTCCAGTGGCGATCGGGATTAATACAGTATTCTGGCATTCTGTCTCTCATCCTGATGTCGATCGCGATGGTGCTAGCGCTGCGCTTGCCGATAATCGAGACTTGGACGCAAGGGCTGGATAAAGGATATCGCATTCACAAATGGCTCGGCATCGCCGCTGTGCTGCTTGGAGCGTTCCACTGGTTGGCATATTATTTACCCAAGTGGTTGATTTCACTAGCGGTGATGTCGAAGCCTGTCAGGTTTAATGGCTCCGGTCCGAATGCGAACTTGACGGGCTGGGCACAGTGGCTGAAACAACTCAAACCAATGGCACTGGAAAGTGGTGAATGGGGGTTTTATCTGTTACTCGCTCTGCTTGTGCTCTCGCTTTGGTCTGCCGTCAAGTATAAACCCTTTCGCCTCACTCACCGCCTAATGGCTGTCGTTTACTTGCTAGTGGCTTTTCATTCGTTTGCGCTGCTAAAACGTGCCTATTGGGGAGAGCCTATCTACTGGTTAACCACCAGTTTTCTTGTGGTTGGCTCTTTAGCCGCTTTGTACAGCCTTGCGGGATTGGTCGGACGCCGAGCGCGTTACTCTGCGTCGGTAAAAGCGTTACGCTACTGTGCGTTAAGTCAGACACTGGATCTCACCTTGGAAGCCGAGGCTAAGTGCCCAAGCCACCAAGCCGGGCAATTTGCTTATCTCTGTTTTGCCGGGGAAGAGCCGCACCCTTTCACCATCGCCAGCGCACCGAACTCTTCTCAGCTCAGGTTTTTGATCAAAGAGCTGGGGGACTTTACTACCGGGTTACATCAACGCTTAAGTCTGGGGGATGTTTTGCAAATAGAAGGGCCGTACGGCAAGTTTGCGTTTACTGCGGATAGACCACAGATCTGGATTGGTGCGGGCGTCGGTATCGCGCCGTTTATGGCGGGCCTAGAGTGGTTCGCCAGCCAACAAAGCCATCCGCAGACGCATCTGTTTTTCTGTTGTCAGCAGGCGGAGCCAAGCTTGTGTGATGAGCTTAAGCAAAAAGCGCAACAAGCCGGAGTGTCATTGACGAGCATTGACGCAAGCAATGGCCTACTACTCTCGGCGCAAACCATTGCCCAGCAATGTGGGGATTTGCGTCAGTTCGAGTTCTATTTCTGTGGCCCGGCGCCGTTTTCAAGCGCATTGAAAAAAGCGCTCAAACCATATCGAGTGAATGTTGATAAGGTTTTCCACGCCGAAAAGTTTGTGATGCGTTAG
- the def gene encoding peptide deformylase, whose translation MAVLDILTAPDPRLRVESKPVTDIAAVQTLIDDLLDTLYATDNGVGLAAPQVGREEAIVVIDLSEKRDEPLVLINPVVVSGDNKAMGQEGCLSVPEYYADVERYTSVVVEALDRDGKPLRIESSDFLAIVMQHEIDHLSGNLFIDYLSPLKQQMAMKKVKKFVKNRAR comes from the coding sequence ATGGCTGTTTTAGATATTCTGACCGCACCTGATCCGCGACTTCGCGTGGAGTCCAAACCTGTAACCGATATTGCTGCTGTGCAAACACTGATCGACGATCTATTGGATACCCTCTACGCAACCGACAACGGTGTTGGTTTGGCAGCACCTCAAGTGGGCCGAGAAGAGGCGATTGTGGTGATCGATTTATCGGAAAAGCGTGATGAGCCTTTGGTTCTGATTAACCCGGTTGTTGTCAGTGGTGATAACAAAGCCATGGGACAGGAAGGGTGTTTGTCGGTGCCAGAATACTACGCCGACGTTGAGCGCTACACTTCTGTGGTGGTCGAAGCGTTGGATCGTGATGGTAAACCGCTGAGAATCGAAAGCAGTGACTTTCTTGCCATTGTGATGCAGCATGAAATTGATCACCTGTCTGGCAATCTGTTTATCGATTATTTGTCGCCACTCAAACAGCAAATGGCGATGAAGAAAGTGAAGAAGTTTGTCAAAAATCGCGCGCGTTAA
- a CDS encoding universal stress protein, with product MKKFKNILFATQGLPGDSDALEQAIQLADNNHGQLAGLIAFPAFPADLQRYQEPYEQSFLSSLMEAIDTCRSQHHIDKDEVPFPLMVEHSEQPAVAIIKSALNHHIDLLIKEAEPMTHSQQGFKALDMTLLRKCPCPVWLHRPLAKPKANRRVAVAIDPVTTTEPQKALALRLLELSRSIANTCDSRLHIVSCWEYYLENYLHDHVWIQVDQQQMEQEIAQAKISHEQALRQLIDESGITGELVIHHLHGKPDELIPKWVTTENIDILVMGTLARTGIAGFVIGNTAENIVQSIECSLVALKPEGFVSPIKVE from the coding sequence ATGAAAAAATTTAAGAATATCTTATTTGCAACTCAAGGCTTACCAGGAGACAGTGACGCCTTAGAGCAAGCGATTCAACTTGCTGACAACAACCATGGTCAACTTGCTGGTTTGATTGCATTTCCAGCATTTCCTGCCGATTTACAACGCTATCAAGAACCCTATGAGCAGTCCTTTTTAAGTAGCTTGATGGAAGCGATAGACACATGTCGCTCACAGCACCACATCGATAAAGATGAGGTCCCTTTTCCTTTAATGGTTGAGCACAGTGAGCAACCCGCGGTCGCTATTATTAAGTCGGCACTCAACCATCATATCGATCTGCTGATCAAAGAAGCGGAACCTATGACTCATAGTCAGCAAGGTTTTAAAGCTTTGGATATGACACTGCTGAGAAAATGTCCTTGCCCGGTTTGGTTACATCGCCCGTTAGCCAAGCCAAAAGCCAATCGGCGTGTTGCGGTTGCTATCGACCCGGTCACCACGACCGAGCCGCAAAAGGCGCTTGCATTGCGTTTACTCGAATTATCACGTTCAATTGCCAATACGTGTGACAGTCGCCTGCATATTGTGTCCTGCTGGGAATACTATTTAGAAAACTATCTGCATGATCATGTCTGGATCCAAGTGGATCAACAGCAGATGGAACAAGAAATCGCACAAGCTAAAATCAGCCATGAACAAGCTTTACGCCAACTGATTGATGAATCAGGCATTACAGGCGAGTTGGTGATACACCATCTGCACGGTAAACCCGATGAGCTGATCCCTAAATGGGTCACGACAGAGAATATCGATATTCTGGTGATGGGGACTCTCGCTAGAACAGGTATTGCAGGCTTTGTGATTGGCAATACGGCAGAAAATATCGTTCAGTCGATTGAGTGCTCTTTAGTCGCCCTTAAGCCAGAGGGATTCGTCTCACCGATCAAAGTCGAGTAA
- the mbhE gene encoding hydrogen gas-evolving membrane-bound hydrogenase subunit E: MFYWHQTGGNAWQVTWVPGLDLNLSFRLDGLSFLFASLITGIGALIQIYALAYMKEKAARFSFHLYLTLFMLAMLGVVVSDNILLLFIFWELTTITSYLLIGFNHDKPVSRKNALQSLLVTGAGGLALLAGLILLGLIANSYQISVIIEHADHIAQDPWFMPSLILVLLGAFTKSAQFPFHFWLPNAMAAPTPVSAYLHSATMVKAGIYLLARLSPIYANSDFWFYCLTIVGAVTALWCALLAFKQTDLKLMLAYSTNVALGKLTLLLGLGTEVTLTAAVLFIFAHSFYKAALFMVVGNIDKATGTRERDKLGNLKSVLLLSLIAAVIAALSKSGVAPMLGFLSKEYMYKSSMESGITWISLVLLLINALMVALAIALLYKPFFGQATKESESHPPKAIEQKKSLWLPAMGLAIASFLLPVFALDWINQHLVIPAVMAMDPNSVPQAAKLWQGFNIPLALSGITLVLGGVLYLNYATLVTWLTRLVKPLPKAEQMFDAVLAYLATLASWQTQMLQQKRSSGYMLLFFAVLALMLLYQPLPLPATFSASLFDVHFYEVAIALALIASALLCVLSTSRLLSVLALGMAGFMTTLVFMIYSAPDVAKTLLLVETLMVVFVVLLMRHMPYLSTVARHSVPRRTLNAVIASVIGASVTLILLNITAHPIDTTLSDYFAQQSVPGGHGRNIVNVILVDFRAFDTLGEVIVVVMASLVAISLLPKQTEQPQKIHSLIFATTAHIVTALMLMFSLYLLLRGHNAPGGGFIGALIAVIGFSLLLFAESPQYVRDRLHFSPLNIALFGILLSFMAGAMSVAVGLPFLTGLWWKEILPLGTPLLFDVGIYLAIIGGVMSMLLRVKEELD; the protein is encoded by the coding sequence GTGTTTTATTGGCATCAAACCGGCGGTAACGCTTGGCAAGTCACTTGGGTTCCTGGGCTGGATCTGAATCTCAGTTTCCGACTTGACGGGCTCTCTTTTCTTTTTGCCTCGCTGATCACAGGCATCGGTGCCTTGATTCAAATCTATGCCCTCGCTTATATGAAAGAGAAAGCAGCGCGCTTCTCATTTCATCTCTACCTCACTCTCTTCATGCTCGCCATGCTTGGCGTGGTGGTAAGCGACAATATTTTACTGCTGTTCATCTTCTGGGAACTGACCACCATCACTTCCTATCTGCTGATTGGTTTTAATCATGACAAACCGGTCTCACGCAAAAATGCTCTACAGTCACTTTTAGTCACGGGGGCCGGAGGACTCGCGCTTTTAGCCGGACTGATTTTACTTGGCTTGATAGCCAATAGTTATCAAATCAGCGTCATCATTGAGCACGCGGATCACATCGCGCAAGATCCGTGGTTTATGCCTTCGCTGATTTTAGTCTTACTCGGTGCATTCACTAAATCTGCGCAATTTCCATTCCATTTCTGGCTACCCAATGCCATGGCAGCACCGACACCGGTGAGCGCTTACTTGCATTCCGCAACCATGGTTAAGGCGGGAATCTATCTTTTGGCCCGCTTATCGCCGATTTATGCCAATAGTGATTTTTGGTTCTACTGCTTAACCATTGTGGGCGCGGTAACGGCACTTTGGTGCGCGCTACTGGCGTTCAAACAAACCGATCTAAAACTGATGTTGGCCTATAGCACCAATGTTGCATTAGGCAAATTGACCCTGCTGCTGGGATTGGGTACCGAGGTCACGCTGACCGCTGCTGTGTTGTTTATTTTCGCCCACTCATTTTACAAAGCCGCACTCTTTATGGTGGTCGGCAATATTGATAAAGCGACGGGCACTCGAGAGCGAGACAAGCTCGGCAACTTAAAATCCGTCTTGCTGCTGAGCCTTATTGCTGCGGTTATTGCCGCTTTATCCAAATCCGGTGTTGCGCCTATGCTCGGATTTTTGAGCAAGGAGTACATGTACAAATCCAGTATGGAATCTGGCATTACGTGGATTTCGCTGGTCTTATTACTGATTAATGCGCTGATGGTGGCGTTAGCCATCGCACTACTTTACAAACCCTTTTTTGGCCAAGCGACCAAGGAGAGTGAAAGCCACCCACCCAAAGCGATCGAGCAGAAAAAATCCCTTTGGCTACCTGCGATGGGATTGGCTATAGCCAGTTTTCTACTGCCTGTTTTTGCCCTTGATTGGATTAACCAGCATTTAGTCATACCAGCAGTCATGGCGATGGATCCAAACAGCGTTCCACAAGCCGCAAAATTATGGCAAGGCTTCAATATCCCGCTGGCTTTGAGTGGTATCACGCTTGTGTTAGGGGGCGTGCTGTATCTGAACTACGCAACCCTAGTTACATGGCTCACGCGCCTGGTGAAGCCGCTGCCCAAAGCTGAGCAAATGTTTGATGCCGTGCTGGCTTATTTAGCGACATTGGCAAGCTGGCAAACGCAAATGCTGCAACAAAAACGCTCAAGCGGTTATATGCTGCTATTTTTTGCCGTTTTAGCCTTAATGCTGCTCTATCAGCCGCTACCTTTACCAGCCACTTTCAGCGCCTCGCTGTTTGATGTTCATTTTTATGAAGTCGCAATTGCGCTCGCACTCATCGCTTCTGCGCTGTTGTGTGTGCTGAGCACGTCACGTTTGCTGTCGGTATTAGCGCTCGGCATGGCTGGATTTATGACGACGCTGGTCTTTATGATTTACAGCGCTCCTGATGTTGCCAAAACCCTTTTGCTGGTCGAAACGCTGATGGTGGTGTTTGTAGTGCTTTTGATGCGCCATATGCCCTACTTGTCGACGGTCGCTCGCCATTCTGTACCGCGTCGCACATTGAATGCGGTGATAGCCAGTGTGATTGGTGCATCCGTAACCTTAATCCTGCTCAATATCACGGCGCATCCTATCGATACCACTTTGTCTGACTATTTTGCGCAGCAGAGCGTTCCCGGCGGTCATGGCCGCAATATCGTCAATGTCATTTTGGTCGATTTTCGTGCCTTTGATACCTTGGGAGAAGTCATTGTGGTCGTCATGGCGAGCCTTGTCGCGATTAGCCTCTTACCCAAACAAACCGAGCAACCACAGAAGATTCATTCTCTAATCTTTGCCACTACCGCACATATTGTGACCGCCTTGATGCTGATGTTCTCCCTCTATCTGCTGCTGCGAGGACACAATGCTCCCGGCGGGGGCTTTATCGGCGCATTGATCGCGGTGATTGGCTTTTCGCTGCTCCTTTTCGCCGAATCGCCCCAATACGTGAGAGATCGTCTCCACTTCTCGCCACTCAATATTGCTCTGTTTGGCATCCTGCTCAGTTTTATGGCAGGAGCCATGAGTGTCGCGGTCGGTTTACCTTTCCTAACTGGATTATGGTGGAAAGAAATTTTACCGCTTGGCACCCCACTGCTCTTTGATGTCGGCATCTATCTGGCGATCATCGGCGGTGTCATGAGCATGTTGCTGCGCGTTAAGGAGGAACTCGACTAA
- a CDS encoding Na+/H+ antiporter subunit C: protein MEGLWSIVVGVFVAAGIYLMLERHLLRLLFGLILLSSAVNLAIFTAGRLTPASPPLIEVGALLPAEGAANPLPQALILTAIVIGFGLLVFALMLFYRAYFETRSADVDEMRRSEEEE from the coding sequence ATGGAAGGATTATGGAGCATTGTTGTCGGTGTTTTTGTCGCCGCCGGTATCTACTTAATGCTAGAGCGACACTTACTGCGCTTATTGTTTGGCCTGATCCTCCTCAGTAGTGCAGTGAACTTGGCCATTTTTACCGCAGGACGCTTAACCCCCGCCTCACCACCATTAATTGAGGTAGGAGCCTTGTTACCAGCGGAAGGTGCGGCGAACCCGCTGCCACAAGCGCTGATTTTAACCGCCATTGTGATCGGTTTTGGCTTACTGGTTTTTGCTTTGATGCTGTTTTACCGAGCTTATTTTGAGACTCGCAGCGCGGACGTCGATGAGATGCGTCGCTCAGAGGAGGAAGAATGA
- a CDS encoding Na+/H+ antiporter subunit E — MIYLFLNLFLATAWMLLNGDYSSLQFLLGFVVGFWALRLSQPFGLKTTYFRRFRAITTLILYFIYEMIVSVARVAWDVVTPKHLSDPDIVYVPLDARSDLEITLLANMVSLTPGTLSLDVSEDRQYLIVHAMFAPEHQAVINDIKNGLEKRILEVTRG, encoded by the coding sequence ATGATTTATCTCTTCCTCAACCTCTTTCTTGCCACAGCGTGGATGCTGCTCAATGGTGACTACTCCAGCTTGCAATTCTTATTGGGATTCGTGGTGGGGTTTTGGGCATTGCGCCTCAGCCAGCCATTTGGCTTAAAAACCACTTACTTTCGCCGTTTTAGAGCCATCACCACTTTAATTCTCTATTTCATCTACGAGATGATCGTCTCTGTCGCACGAGTCGCATGGGATGTCGTGACGCCAAAGCATTTGAGCGATCCTGATATTGTTTACGTGCCATTAGATGCCCGCAGCGATCTTGAGATTACCCTTTTGGCCAACATGGTTTCGCTCACTCCCGGCACTTTAAGTCTCGATGTTAGCGAAGATAGACAATATTTGATCGTTCACGCGATGTTTGCACCAGAGCACCAAGCGGTGATCAACGACATCAAAAATGGTCTTGAAAAACGGATACTGGAGGTCACTCGTGGATAA
- a CDS encoding cation:proton antiporter → MDNSLPLAIHFAYLGLLLSLAMAFIRLVLGPSLADRVVALDLISFITIGFIVVYSLDGGQQTLLDIALTLGLVAFLGTIAFARFIAKRKGEL, encoded by the coding sequence GTGGATAATTCATTACCGCTGGCGATTCACTTCGCCTATCTGGGACTTTTGCTTAGCTTGGCAATGGCGTTTATCCGCTTAGTGTTAGGCCCATCGCTCGCCGATCGCGTGGTGGCTCTCGATTTAATTTCCTTTATCACCATAGGCTTTATTGTCGTTTATAGCTTAGACGGTGGTCAGCAAACGCTATTGGATATTGCCTTAACCCTAGGCTTAGTGGCTTTCCTTGGCACCATAGCATTTGCACGATTTATCGCTAAACGAAAAGGAGAACTTTAA
- the mnhG gene encoding monovalent cation/H(+) antiporter subunit G produces the protein MSMLAALLLVLGTLFTLFASLGILRMPDLYTRMHAATKAGTAGLSLLLLAVALCMPEIDVISRLVGIMLFIFLTAPVAAHLLGKVTQQADYAFWRNRDSSQD, from the coding sequence ATGTCGATGTTAGCGGCCCTCTTACTGGTTCTCGGCACCTTATTCACGCTATTTGCGAGCCTAGGGATTTTGCGCATGCCCGATCTCTATACTCGCATGCACGCCGCCACCAAAGCCGGTACCGCAGGCTTGTCTTTATTGCTCCTTGCTGTCGCACTCTGTATGCCTGAGATTGACGTAATATCACGACTGGTTGGCATCATGCTGTTTATTTTTCTGACCGCTCCCGTTGCGGCTCATTTACTGGGTAAAGTCACACAACAAGCCGACTATGCTTTCTGGCGTAATCGTGATTCCTCGCAAGATTAA
- a CDS encoding hemolysin family protein, with protein MSLFENFSIIIALILTSCFFSMSEIALAAARKIRLRQLAEEGDERATLVLALQSNPGNFFTVVQIGLNAVAIMGGIVGESAFTPHIKTLLESWLPATWVNQLSFFCSFILVTSLFILFADLMPKRIAMVMPEKIAMTLVRPMLICISLLKPFVWIFNGLANTIFRLFSVPAERNDDITSDDIYAVMDAGAEAGVLDRGEQKMMESVFEMQSVPVTSAMTPRESLTYLSMKDDEEVLKKKISEDPHHKFLVCDDQLDAIKGYIDSKELLTRLINGQPLNLKEGSMVQTCPIIPDTLSLSEALEYFKNSRVDFAVIMNEYALVLGIVTFNDLQSAVMGTWVLAEGEEQIVARDHNSWLVDGVTPITDVMRALNIDEFPHPQNYETIAGFMMYMLRKIPRRTDSIIYSGYKFEVVDIDNYKVDQLLVTRIEVS; from the coding sequence ATGAGTTTATTTGAGAACTTCTCAATCATCATTGCGCTGATACTCACCAGCTGCTTCTTTTCTATGTCTGAAATCGCCTTGGCTGCGGCGAGAAAAATTCGCCTCCGTCAACTTGCTGAAGAGGGAGACGAACGTGCCACTCTCGTGCTGGCTTTACAAAGCAATCCCGGCAACTTCTTCACCGTGGTACAAATTGGCCTAAATGCGGTCGCCATTATGGGCGGTATTGTCGGTGAATCGGCCTTTACTCCGCATATCAAAACACTCTTGGAAAGCTGGCTGCCTGCCACTTGGGTTAACCAGTTAAGCTTTTTCTGCTCTTTTATTTTGGTCACTAGCCTATTCATTCTATTTGCGGATTTGATGCCGAAACGTATCGCCATGGTAATGCCGGAAAAAATTGCCATGACATTGGTTCGACCGATGCTGATCTGCATTTCACTGCTAAAACCTTTTGTATGGATCTTCAACGGCTTGGCCAACACCATTTTCCGCCTCTTTAGCGTGCCTGCTGAGCGCAACGACGATATTACCTCGGACGATATCTACGCAGTGATGGATGCGGGAGCCGAAGCGGGCGTGCTCGATCGCGGCGAGCAGAAGATGATGGAGAGCGTGTTTGAGATGCAATCGGTCCCGGTGACGTCGGCGATGACGCCTCGTGAAAGCCTGACCTATCTGTCGATGAAAGATGATGAAGAGGTGTTGAAGAAGAAGATTTCCGAAGACCCGCACCATAAGTTTTTGGTCTGCGATGATCAGTTGGACGCGATCAAAGGTTACATCGATTCGAAGGAGCTACTAACGCGCCTGATTAACGGCCAGCCACTTAACCTAAAAGAGGGCAGTATGGTGCAAACCTGTCCAATCATCCCGGATACGCTGAGCCTTTCTGAAGCACTGGAGTACTTTAAAAACAGCCGCGTCGATTTTGCGGTGATCATGAATGAGTACGCGTTGGTGCTGGGGATCGTCACGTTTAACGATTTGCAAAGCGCCGTAATGGGCACTTGGGTATTGGCCGAGGGGGAAGAGCAAATCGTCGCCCGCGACCACAACTCTTGGCTAGTGGATGGTGTCACCCCCATCACCGACGTGATGCGCGCGCTCAACATTGATGAATTTCCTCACCCGCAAAACTACGAAACCATCGCCGGTTTTATGATGTATATGCTGCGCAAGATCCCGCGCCGCACCGACTCCATCATCTACTCAGGGTACAAATTTGAAGTGGTCGATATCGACAACTACAAAGTCGACCAACTATTGGTCACTCGGATTGAAGTGAGCTGA